Proteins found in one Haloferax litoreum genomic segment:
- a CDS encoding 50S ribosomal protein L15e, with translation MARSFYSHIKEAWKTPKEGKLAELQWQRKQEWRNQGAIERIERPTRLDKARELGYKAKQGIVVVRVSVRKGGARKQRHKAGRRTKRQGVNRIGRRKSIPRIAEERASRKYPNMRVLNSYGVGQDGSQKWQEVILVDPEHPAIQNDDDLSWICDDAHDGRAFRGLTNAGKKNRGLQNRGKGTEHVRPSITAGRRRGK, from the coding sequence ATGGCACGAAGCTTCTATTCCCACATCAAGGAAGCGTGGAAGACCCCGAAAGAAGGCAAACTGGCCGAACTCCAGTGGCAGCGAAAACAGGAGTGGCGCAACCAGGGCGCAATCGAGCGCATCGAGCGTCCTACCCGCCTCGACAAGGCGCGTGAACTCGGCTACAAGGCCAAGCAAGGAATCGTCGTGGTTCGCGTCTCCGTCCGCAAGGGTGGCGCACGCAAGCAGCGACACAAGGCTGGCCGCCGGACGAAGCGTCAGGGTGTCAACCGCATCGGTCGCCGGAAGTCCATCCCGCGCATCGCCGAGGAACGCGCCTCGCGCAAGTACCCGAACATGCGTGTGCTCAACTCCTACGGCGTCGGACAGGACGGCTCCCAGAAGTGGCAGGAAGTCATCCTCGTCGACCCCGAACACCCCGCCATCCAGAACGACGACGACCTCAGCTGGATTTGCGACGACGCACACGACGGCCGCGCCTTCCGTGGTCTGACCAACGCGGGCAAGAAGAACCGCGGCCTCCAGAACCGTGGCAAGGGTACGGAACACGTCCGTCCCTCCATCACGGCCGGTCGCCGCCGCGGCAAGTAA
- a CDS encoding rhodanese-like domain-containing protein yields MVVETTPDELREKLDADETNVAIVDIRDPSSYTSGHIPDSENLPAATLGPEVFDRAWPDEVVVSCYVGKSSKRVASVLDDNVDADVSSLRGGFDGWDGAVERGSEDEPDLGPSAPF; encoded by the coding sequence ATGGTCGTCGAGACGACGCCAGACGAACTGCGCGAGAAACTGGACGCGGACGAGACGAACGTCGCCATCGTCGATATCCGAGACCCATCGTCGTACACGTCCGGGCACATCCCCGACTCGGAGAATCTCCCGGCGGCGACGCTCGGCCCCGAGGTGTTCGACAGAGCGTGGCCCGACGAAGTCGTCGTCTCCTGTTACGTCGGGAAGAGTTCGAAGCGCGTCGCGTCCGTCCTCGACGACAACGTCGATGCCGACGTGAGCAGCCTCCGCGGTGGGTTCGACGGGTGGGATGGTGCAGTCGAACGCGGGTCCGAAGACGAACCTGACCTCGGGCCGTCGGCACCGTTCTGA